The following coding sequences lie in one Drosophila bipectinata strain 14024-0381.07 chromosome XR, DbipHiC1v2, whole genome shotgun sequence genomic window:
- the ric8a gene encoding synembryn: MEADHLKRLEAKDADHIAAILTEFNTKYADLLIFDGFRTDNLWHDLWLAIFGILEDQRLSHLHTQCLNTVRILTRDEFSLQTNYIEQEVNVLLKLARIEASSLKLPATPDELKQQEKEQADTQQEPSQDQSEVIAEALKCLCNLVYQSSDCRRQCLRQHCLDAILKRVASSMRHPSTLEYYDMKLLFLLTALEPAARSRLQIDLNGLTYMTKWLDDKLGEDAAAGSEEQLNIICELLKVMFNVTSAPDKSPNEYEIQSLHLTGVLRELLLRFGDMSTDKERAVVTHAINLLTNISGSCLTELTLRCSNAEEQRDRNEEKEKQKDQESGARAKPRQCCALCFEKRNVRSLAILLRYLRQSLAQQEAEASSHELLSPVLTVLVKCARSDRVMRHYLRQEILPPLRDVSQRPEIGQELRNHLCRFLTLPAMILRDLAAELLFVLCKEDVGRMIKYTGYGNAAGLFAKRGILDCRRVEGTDYSSDSEDSDTEEYKQQQQGINPVLGCVEPRSKTNPLDGMSEEQKEYEALQLVNLIEQLRQGGIVKPALIDKDGRPQPLEHILQLQEELPQQQLDQKRKT, translated from the exons ATGGAAGCGGATCATTTGAAGCGTCTGGAGGCCAAGGATGCGGACCACATAGCCGCCATCCTGACTGAATTCAATACGAAG TACGCCGACTTGCTAATCTTTGATGGCTTCCGCACGGACAACCTATGGCACGACCTCTGGCTGGCCATTTTTGGGATTCTGGAGGACCAGCGGCTGAGTCACTTGCACACCCAGTGCCTGAACACTGTGAGGATTCTTACGCGCGACGAGTTCAGCCTGCAGACGAACTACATCGAACAGGAGGTGAACGTCCTGCTGAAGTTGGCCAGGATCGAGGCCAGTTCGCTGAAGCTGCCGGCCACGCCGGACGAACTGAAGCAGCAGGAGAAGGAGCAGGCGGACACCCAGCAGGAGCCCAGCCAGGATCAGTCGGAGGTGATAGCCGAGGCCCTCAAGTGCCTGTGCAATCTGGTCTACCAGAGCTCCGACTGCCGGCGGCAGTGTCTGCGCCAGCACTGCCTGGACGCGATCCTGAAGCGTGTGGCCTCCTCCATGCGGCATCCCTCTACTCTGGAGTACTACGACATGAAGCTGCTCTTCCTGCTCACCGCCCTCGAGCCGGCGGCCCGGTCTCGCCTCCAAATCGATCTCAATGGCCTCACCTACATGACCAAGTGGCTGGACGACAAGCTCGGCGAGGATGCCGCCGCCGGCAGTGAGGAGCAGCTCAACATCATCTGCGAGCTGCTCAAGGTGATGTTCAACGTGACCAGCGCCCCGGACAAGAGTCCCAACGAGTACGAGATTCAGAGCCTCCACCTAACCGGCGTCCTGCGCGAACTGCTGCTGCGCTTCGGCGACATGTCCACCGACAAGGAGCGCGCCGTGGTCACCCATGCCATCAATCTGCTGACCAACATCTCGGGCAGCTGCCTCACGGAGCTCACGCTGCGGTGCTCCAATGCCGAGGAGCAAAGGGACAGAAATGAGGAGAAG GAAAAGCAAAAGGATCAGGAGTCTGGAGCCCGGGCCAAGCCACGGCAGTGCTGTGCCCTCTGCTTCGAGAAGCGCAACGTTCGAAGCTTGGCCATCCTGCTGCGCTACCTGCGCCAGTCCCTGGCCCAGCAGGAGGCCGAGGCCAGCTCTCACGAGCTGCTGTCCCCGGTGCTTACCGTGCTGGTGAAGTGCGCCCGCAGCGACCGGGTGATGAGGCACTACCTGCGCCAGGAGATACTGCCGCCGCTCCGGGACGTCAGCCAGCGGccggagatcggccaggagcTGCGCAACCATCTGTGCCGCTTCCTCACACTGCCCGCCATGATACTCCGGGACCTGGCCGCCGAGCTGCTCTTCGTGCTCTGCAAGGAGGACGTGGGCCGGATGATCAAGTACACCGGCTACGGCAACGCCGCCGGGCTGTTCGCCAAGCGGGGCATCCTCGACTGCCGCCGTGTGGAAGGCACCGACTACTCCTCAGACAGCGAGGACAGCGACACCGAGGAGTacaagcagcagcaacagggcATCAATCCGGTGCTCGGCTGTGTGGAGCCGCGCAGCAAGACGAACCCCTTGGACGGCATGAGCGAGGAACAGAAGGAGTACGAGGCCCTCCAGCTGGTGAATCTCATCGAGCAGCTGCGCCAGGGCGGGATCGTGAAGCCGGCTCTGATTGACAAGGATGGACGGCCCCAACCGCTGGAGCACATCCTGCAGCTGCAGGAGGAACtaccgcagcagcagctcgaCCAGAAGCGGAAAACCTAA